The genomic interval TAAAATCCGTAATTTCGTTCCGTCAATAGAATAAAAACAAAGCATAAAGTTTACAATGCTGCAAAGAAGAATGAACAACTGGAACACCATATCGGACCGAGGCATAAAATGTCTTGAGGTGTTACCGTATGCCCATACTTCGGGCATTGGAGCATTCTATACTTTTGGAGACATTTTCCGACGAACGTCTGATAGACCATCGGGGGTACGATGATGCTGGTATCCCGCTGAAACGATAAATGAAAACCGTCGGAGAGTCCGACGCAGAAAAGCGTTGTAACTCGTTAATTTTCTGTTTGTTACGACGTTGACCGATGCCGCAAAAAGACACACTGTAAAGAGGCGGCAAAACCTTGTTTGACGCTTCATTTCAGGTGTCCGATATTCTCGGAAAAATGTAAAACTCGGGTTCGGAGTCCGAATTTTGGAGGTTCATTTCCCGCTCCGAACCGGGGATTCATCCGGGAAGAACAAGATCTTTTTTAAGCCTTGTTTTGGTGCTTTTTCAGAACCTCCTCTCTGGATTCAAAGTGCTGTTTGCCCGACAAGGCTCGCTCCTCGGCTTTGCGCTGTCGGATGCGTCCGACCCAATCCGGTGCAATTTCAATCGAGACAATCCACACAACCTGCATGGAGCAGTACAGCAGAATTTGCATGGGAAACGAAAACTGCGTTTCGGCAGGAAACAGCCAGTTGTACGTTGCCAAAGGGACGAATGCATTGACGATTAACATCAAGGCTTCTGTTTCTCGTTGCCGGCGTGTATATCCGAGGTGTTTCCAGGCGATCAGAATGAGAAGTACGTTGACCCCGAGCAATGTCCAAACGATTGGCCACGGTTTGATAACCGCTGTTTCCGGGTGCGAGTTCATGATGAACCAAGCCGGAATAACAGGGACTAGTCCGTTTATCAGCAGCGTGAAAACCTTGAAAGCCATCGTGAAGCCTATTTGCTCTTGAATCCAAAGTTAGGAAAATATTTCGAATTCTCGCTTTGTTTATGAAAATTGATGCCAATTTTTCTGATTGGCAAATTGTTTGTCGTTTACCTATCAACCCGACGGAGGCGATCGGGAAAGTACAGGTACAGGTAACACTGAAAAAGAATGTCTAACTTAAAACCGCAATTTGTTATGAGAAGTATCACAACATTCGATCTGCAGTATGCACACCGTTTCTACGGTTTTCAAGGAGAGGCTCAGTATCTCCACGGCCACACGGGACAGTTGACCATCGAGGTGGAGGATAGCATCGAGGCGGGCGTGAACATGGTTTACCCCTGCAACGAGATTCAGAAGGTAGCATGGGACGTGCTCCGGAATTTCGACCACGCGCTGGTTCTGCGCGAGGATGATCCGCTGCTGCCGGCCGTTCTGGACGTCTACGAGAAGCAGGGCATCCGCAACGGACACCCGCAGAACAAGATGAAGGGCCCGGCCTTCAAGACGGAGCTGGCCACGGCCTATCCCGATTGCCGTCTGGTGGTCACGAAAGAGACGCTGACGGTTGAGGGGATGATCAAGATTGTCTACGACCTGCTGAAGGATAAACTCAACATCGCCAAGATCACCTTCACGAGCGGTGTGAATGCGGCCTCGGCGGAGTTCGTGACCAAGAACGACATCGACCGCTGCCCGCTGTGCGGCGTTGCACTCAACGAGGAGGGTGTATGTCCGAAGTGCGGGTACCGCAAGAAGAAGTAACCGTCACACTCTGTGGATAGGGTAGTCGGGTTCCGATTTTTCGGGGCCCGACTTTTTTATTCTGTTGAGAACTTCCGACCGGATGCAAGGAAATCTCTCTTTGTAGTCTGTGTTTCATGGTGAATGTTGCTTAAATGGAAGATATTCTTTATATTTGTAAGGAATACTATTTTATTTGTTTTGTGGTATAAATAGCATTTATGAATAATATGATAGCGTTTGATGTCTTAAATCCAGGTGAGGTGGCCTTGCGGATTGCGGCGAGAGTCAAAGCTCGGAGATTGGAGCTGGATTTGACGCAGGAGGGTTTGGCAGTGAGAGCAGGAATCAAGTTCGCAACCTATCGCAGATTTGAGCAGACGGGGGAGATCTCGTTGAAGGGGCTGCTTCAGATAGGCTTTGCCTTGAATGCTCTTTCGGAGTTCGATGCTCTTTTTGCGCAGAGGCAATATCAATCGCTCGATGATGTCTTGAATGAGCAAAGTGTCATGCGTAAACGGGGTCGGAAAAATGAATAGCATCAAACAAATCGAAGTTCTTCTTGCGGATCGGTTGGTGGGCCGTCTGGCTCTGACCAAGGAGGGGTTGTGTGCATTTGAATATGCTCCCGATTGGCTCGGTTCGGGTTTCTCCATTTCTCCCTTTGAGTTGCCTTTGCGAAGTGGCGTCTTTATTGCCAAACCGCGTCCGTTTGAGGGAGGATTCGGAGTTTTCGATGATTGCCTGCCCGATGGGTGGGGACTCCTTATCCTGGATCGCTACCTGCAGCAAAAGGGGATCAATCCTCGCGTGCTTACTCTGTTGGATCGCCTCGCATTGGTTGGGGTGTCGGGACGTGGGGCCCTGGAGTTTCGTCCGGATCATAGTGTCGTGACGCGACAGGATTATGCCGATTTCGAGAAGTTAGCATTGGAAGCGGAGCGGATATTGGACAGCGACGAGTATAGTGGAGAAGGTATTGAGGAATTTCAAGACCGTGGTGGTTCTCCGGGTGGCGCACGTCCCAAGATCTTTGCTCGTTATGAAGGCAAAGAGTGGCTGGTAAAGTTTCGAGCCAAGAGAGATCCACAGAGTATAGGTGTGGATGAATACCGCTATTCGCTGCTTGCTAAAAAGTGCGGAATCGAAATGCCGGAAACTCGACTTTTCGAAGGCAAGTACTTCGGCGTGGAGCGTTTCGACCGAATGCCTCAAGGCAAGTTGCATGTTGTTAGCGTGGCTGGTCTTATCGGTGCCGATTATCGGTTGCCTAGTATCGACTACAAGCATATTTTTCAGGTGTGCGCCATGTTAACGCATAGTGTAGCCGAGTTGTGGAAAGTTTATCGACTGATGGTGTTCAATTATCTCATCGGTAACAAGGACGACCACGCTAAGAACTTCGCCTTTATTCATCGGGATGGCGATTGGCATTTTGCTCCGGCCTATGACCTGTTGCCCAGCGATGGCATTAATGGTTTTCGCACAACCTCAATCAATGACAGTATCGAACCGACGAAAGAGGATCTTTTGGCTGTAGCAGTAAAGATTGGGTTGAATGAGAAAGAGGCGGTCTATGAGTTTAACAGACTGCGAGAAATACTTCCTACTAAATAATAAGAATTTAAACTGTGTTAGTGAGTCGAAAGAAACTCAAGATTGTTAGATTTTTAAGATATGTGCGATTCTTATTTCATTTTTATACACAATGAAAGCTATGTGGCATATACAACGTGAAGAGTTCAAGAGATTAAAGTCCGGCTCAAGTGCGTTAAATATTCTTTATCAGGAAGGATGTACTTATGTAATGGACAATCATCTTGCGGCAGGATGGTGTTGGTATAATACCTTAGATCGTCGTAAAGAATATAATTTTTGTCATATTGATCAGCATGATGATCTCGCTAATGATAAGCATGATATTGTGAAGGACTTATTTGAAGAAACTCCAATTCCGCTTGAAAGATATATTTCCTTACATTATGAACAGCCTCCTAAAGTTGTGATGCCTCCAGTGAAAGCTATACGATGGGATAATTATATACTTCACATGAAATCAGTGTTTCCTCATTGGTTTATGAAAGAAGTTTATGCATGTCATGATTTTGTTTCAGGCGAAAGTAGCAGTGTTACAAAAACTCAGCCATACGATCGCTATTATGATTGTGATAACGGATGGCAAGAATATCCAGTTCATCCAATCAATATCAATTGTTATGATTTAAGTCGACTACTGGAAGAGCAGATTAGTAATAATAAAGGAAGATTATGGATTGTAAATCTGGATGTCGATTATTTTTTTAATAATAAGGTTCAATTATTTACAGAGACGTATATAGAATCTATATGTACCCAGATTGTTAAAGAGAAAGCTAAAATAGCTGTACTTACTATTGCTCTCAGTCCTGATTGCTGTGGCGGTTGGGAGAATGCCATTAGAGTATATAATTATATAGCAGAACGACTTTTTCTTGAAATGCGGTTATAATGTGGTGGACAATTAATGGTCTTTTCCTCCAAAATAGTTTAGATTTTATTGGGCTAAATGAAATTTATTGGTTTTGAAAGTCTTATTTCATGATTCACGCTCTTTATGATATGGACACAAATCAATAGTTAACTCTTTGAGCTGTTCATCCGAAAGGTGCATATCTTTCAAAAGGTTCAACAATTCTTCCTGACGTGGCTGTCCCAATGTCATACGATACAATGCAAGTACTTTGATCAGGCGATCGTATTTATATCGATCACGGCTGAGAGGGTAAAGCGGAACAATACGTTCAATGTATTCCAATTTAGCCCGTTGTTCTTCTGTTAGTTCTGCGACAGGAAGGCACCAATAAGGAACGATATCCGAATGCGTACCTTTCAAATCTTTGTAAGCCATAGAGAATAAATCATCCCAAGTATGATACACTGCATTGCCATATAATTTTACCACATTTCTGCGTATAGCCAGGCATTTATAGCGGTTAATACGGCCTTCGCGTTGCTCCAAATCAACCGGATTCGAAGGTAAATTCCAGTGAACAATCTTTCTGGCATACCAATGAAAATCAAGACCTTCCTGTCCAATCGAAGTGGTAGAAAGCAAGAATGGCCGGAAGGGAGAGTTGAATGCCTTACGGATATTGCTGGTACGTGCGACTGATTTGTCTGTGACTGTTTTATCAATGAACGGAATTGCAAAATGGCAACGCATAAGTTGCTTTTTCTTATCCGTACCCAAAGAATCGGTTGTGTCTATACTAAGATTGCTCGTACCGATAATGGCATCCGAGATAACATGTCCGAGTTCCTTTTTTTGTGCCATGTGTGCATATTCATCGAGAACAGCTTGCAGGTTGCCTATCACACAGTAATCAAGTACAGATTCGTAATAATCATCATCATTTTTCTTGTTGTACATCAGATCTATCACAACTGCACTTTCGGGCTTGTTGAACACTGAGACGATTGCTTTGGCTACCATCTTGGCATCTTCTTCATTGCCTGATTGTCGATAGGCACATACTGCAGGTGAGGCTATAGCGATATCTGTCATCACATCCAATGCATTCGAAGGTACATACAAGCCAATCAAGTCTTCTACTGGTTCGTCATCCAGTATTCTCATGAGGGAAAGAATAAGTTGGGCGTTGTTTCGTCCTTGTTGTGGAAGGGTATGTATGAGCGTATTCTGGGCAAATTTTTCTTGAATTCGCTGTTTTATGATTCTCCGGATTGAAGAAAGTTTTTCTCCATAGAATTCCGCAGGAGAGAAAAGACTCGCTAAAGTTCGGCAAGGGTACTCTAATAGCCCACCTGTTCTTAAACGGCCTTCACCGTAACGATTCTTCTTTTTTGAAGCATAGCCTATCTTCGGCTCGGTTAACTCTCCAAAAGTATATAAATCAGAATAATATGACATCATTATGGAAATCATTCTCGGCACCATTTCCCATGATGAGAACAGGATAACTTTAGAGAAACTGCGAGCCTCGTTACTCTCAAATACACCTTCGGCCGTATAGTAAGGATTGGACGCGGGAACCCAAAGCAGCAGATGTGTTTTCTTTTCATGGCGAACTCCAAATACCAAGTCGTGAAGATACTTTAATTTGCCACTGGCAAAAGGAATTGAACGATATTTGTTGATTGCATCTCTTGAGAGGAGTAATGCTTTCATTTTACCGGGTTTCTTTACCTCTAAATGATGCAATGCTGAAACTATTTGCTTCTTCAGTTCATACTTGTCCATAAAGGACAGTAAATAAGGCGAAGATTTGACATACTCCATGGGAAGATTACCCAAGTGTATTTTTTTATTTTCATGGCTTAGACAATCCATAAGATGCTGGCATTCTGCAAACGAAAGAATATCTTCCGGCAAGACCTGTACATCGCATACTTGAGAATCGTTTATAATGCCACTATTAAATCGTTCCGTGCGGCACATCACTCCATATAGAGCTTCTTCCGCCTCGTTTTTGGCGGAGACGAGAGGTGTCAGATCAACTACATCAGTACGCTTCAGTGCGGCAGAATATGTATGCCATATCAACTTAAATCGGTCGGTTTTATCTTTTGTGGCATATAGAAAGTCCATTACTTTCATAAAGTCCTGATAGTGCTCGTCATTTCCATCCGTATTCAACTCTTCAAGGGTAGAATATGGCTTGTAGGGCGTAGCGGAAAGCAACAGAATCTTGGTATTGGATCGCTTGTTATCGAAAAATTTGTTGGCCAGCATGGATTGCTCATCATCACTTTGTTCGAGCAGAGAGTTGAAGCGTTGGAACTCATCCATGATAACCAGATCCGGATCGAGCATGTCTATACTGATCCCGGCAAAAATACGACGCAGTTTGTTAATCAGATCTGCTCGTTGCCGATTGTCGCAACCATTCTGAGCATATTCAATCAGTTGATTGATAATCGTATCTGACAGGCTTGTCTGCAACTTGCCATACATCTCGCAAAGATAGTCTTTGCCACATTCTTTGATTTTACCGTTATAGATGATAGTAAGTTCATGCCAGTTTTTTACATTGCAACTAAGAAGATTGCTGATGACTTTTTTATGATCTTTAAATTGAGGGAGCCCGCATAATAAATCATACATCAAGGCCCGTTCATTGGCTGTTCCTTGTGCACTGTAAAAACGGAAGGAGGTTGATGGTGTCAGTGGAATGATCGATTCTGGCATTTCCCCTTTCTCGCGTTGTTCTGCAATCCTTTTTTCTGTCAGTTTGATATAAAGATGCTGCATTGACAGACGGCTCTCACTGATACTCATCCGATTGTCAACTCCCAATTTCTCAATGTTCTGGTCGGCTATATTAGCATTAGAACAAATATAGACAACCTTAAAGAAATCATCTTGTTCCTGCTTGTGCCATTCTCGAATCAAATTAATAACTTGTTTGGCCACATACGTCTTACCTAATCCTACCTCATCGGCAAGTAATACCCGACGGTGCCCTAAGTTTTTATAGATATGTAGAATGCGCTCTGCTGTGGCACATTGAAAATCTTTGATTTCCTGGCTCATAAGCGTTTGATTCTTTTAAGAACATTTTCAAATGTGCTGTACATCTCCACGAAATGGTCTGGAATAACAGACTCGTCCGCTTTTTCTACGATTTGTCGGATAGATGCGATGCGGTCTGGATCTTTATATGCCATTTTTACCATGTCTTCATATAGAGAGGTGCTGATTTGCTGTTCCAAAGCAGAAGTTTTGTCATCGGCCAACTCTTTATCCAACTGTTGACTTTCCAATATATACTGTTCCACATCTTCTGTCAGCATGAAAGCCAGATAGTTGATGAACTTCCCTTTTGTATTGATGAAAGAACGGAATATGGCTTTGTCACGCTCGTCGGTTGGCATTCCTTCCGTCTTTATCTTTATCACTCGGTGTAAATCTCCAGTTCGTATTGAGTAAAACTCTGTCAGTGAATCCAGTGGTATGTCTTCAAATATCAGATCGTCAGTCAACTCTTGTTCTTTGCCATTACATCCTAAAGGATAAAGGAAAACAGATTCCGAAGGGAGCTTGTTTGGCAGGCATTGGATTGTAATGGTATAGCTGCCGTTATTTGATCTGATTTGTGCCTTTTGAATCGCTGCAATCGCACGACGCAATATCAGTTCGTCGGTGACATTCTTTTTACCACCGTCTTCCTTAGGTACCGAAATAACCTGCTCGAACATGCACTCTTTACTGTCGTTAATCAGTTCACTCCGGTATTTTTCATACGAGGTCTTATATGGGGCAAACTTCAGGTGCAGTAAAAATTCCACATTCCGTCCGAATCCGTTCATGGTAGCATTGGTAGAACCGAGATACAAATGGTTATAGTAAAGACGGTCTTCATGTCTTCGTATGAAATAAACTTTCTCGTGCAAATCGACAGCTAC from uncultured Alistipes sp. carries:
- a CDS encoding 6-carboxytetrahydropterin synthase → MRSITTFDLQYAHRFYGFQGEAQYLHGHTGQLTIEVEDSIEAGVNMVYPCNEIQKVAWDVLRNFDHALVLREDDPLLPAVLDVYEKQGIRNGHPQNKMKGPAFKTELATAYPDCRLVVTKETLTVEGMIKIVYDLLKDKLNIAKITFTSGVNAASAEFVTKNDIDRCPLCGVALNEEGVCPKCGYRKKK
- a CDS encoding helicase codes for the protein MSQEIKDFQCATAERILHIYKNLGHRRVLLADEVGLGKTYVAKQVINLIREWHKQEQDDFFKVVYICSNANIADQNIEKLGVDNRMSISESRLSMQHLYIKLTEKRIAEQREKGEMPESIIPLTPSTSFRFYSAQGTANERALMYDLLCGLPQFKDHKKVISNLLSCNVKNWHELTIIYNGKIKECGKDYLCEMYGKLQTSLSDTIINQLIEYAQNGCDNRQRADLINKLRRIFAGISIDMLDPDLVIMDEFQRFNSLLEQSDDEQSMLANKFFDNKRSNTKILLLSATPYKPYSTLEELNTDGNDEHYQDFMKVMDFLYATKDKTDRFKLIWHTYSAALKRTDVVDLTPLVSAKNEAEEALYGVMCRTERFNSGIINDSQVCDVQVLPEDILSFAECQHLMDCLSHENKKIHLGNLPMEYVKSSPYLLSFMDKYELKKQIVSALHHLEVKKPGKMKALLLSRDAINKYRSIPFASGKLKYLHDLVFGVRHEKKTHLLLWVPASNPYYTAEGVFESNEARSFSKVILFSSWEMVPRMISIMMSYYSDLYTFGELTEPKIGYASKKKNRYGEGRLRTGGLLEYPCRTLASLFSPAEFYGEKLSSIRRIIKQRIQEKFAQNTLIHTLPQQGRNNAQLILSLMRILDDEPVEDLIGLYVPSNALDVMTDIAIASPAVCAYRQSGNEEDAKMVAKAIVSVFNKPESAVVIDLMYNKKNDDDYYESVLDYCVIGNLQAVLDEYAHMAQKKELGHVISDAIIGTSNLSIDTTDSLGTDKKKQLMRCHFAIPFIDKTVTDKSVARTSNIRKAFNSPFRPFLLSTTSIGQEGLDFHWYARKIVHWNLPSNPVDLEQREGRINRYKCLAIRRNVVKLYGNAVYHTWDDLFSMAYKDLKGTHSDIVPYWCLPVAELTEEQRAKLEYIERIVPLYPLSRDRYKYDRLIKVLALYRMTLGQPRQEELLNLLKDMHLSDEQLKELTIDLCPYHKERES
- a CDS encoding helix-turn-helix transcriptional regulator yields the protein MNNMIAFDVLNPGEVALRIAARVKARRLELDLTQEGLAVRAGIKFATYRRFEQTGEISLKGLLQIGFALNALSEFDALFAQRQYQSLDDVLNEQSVMRKRGRKNE
- a CDS encoding type II toxin-antitoxin system HipA family toxin; its protein translation is MNSIKQIEVLLADRLVGRLALTKEGLCAFEYAPDWLGSGFSISPFELPLRSGVFIAKPRPFEGGFGVFDDCLPDGWGLLILDRYLQQKGINPRVLTLLDRLALVGVSGRGALEFRPDHSVVTRQDYADFEKLALEAERILDSDEYSGEGIEEFQDRGGSPGGARPKIFARYEGKEWLVKFRAKRDPQSIGVDEYRYSLLAKKCGIEMPETRLFEGKYFGVERFDRMPQGKLHVVSVAGLIGADYRLPSIDYKHIFQVCAMLTHSVAELWKVYRLMVFNYLIGNKDDHAKNFAFIHRDGDWHFAPAYDLLPSDGINGFRTTSINDSIEPTKEDLLAVAVKIGLNEKEAVYEFNRLREILPTK
- a CDS encoding UPF0489 family protein, which encodes MKAMWHIQREEFKRLKSGSSALNILYQEGCTYVMDNHLAAGWCWYNTLDRRKEYNFCHIDQHDDLANDKHDIVKDLFEETPIPLERYISLHYEQPPKVVMPPVKAIRWDNYILHMKSVFPHWFMKEVYACHDFVSGESSSVTKTQPYDRYYDCDNGWQEYPVHPININCYDLSRLLEEQISNNKGRLWIVNLDVDYFFNNKVQLFTETYIESICTQIVKEKAKIAVLTIALSPDCCGGWENAIRVYNYIAERLFLEMRL